A single Leptolyngbya ohadii IS1 DNA region contains:
- the glyA gene encoding serine hydroxymethyltransferase, translating into MTDTNLDILNQTDPLVAGLINKELNRQQIHLELIASENFASPAVMAAQGSVLTNKYAEGLPSKRYYGGCEFVDQIEEIAIDRAKQLFGAAHANVQPHSGAQANFAVFLTLLEPGDTFMGMDLSHGGHLTHGSPVNVSGKWFKAQHYGVSRETEQLDFDEIRALALQHRPKLLICGYSAYPRVIDFAKFREIADEIGAYLMADIAHIAGLVAAGLHPNPIPYCDVVTTTTHKTLRGPRGGLILTRDADLGKKFDKSVFPGTQGGPLEHVVAAKAVAFGEALQPEFKTYSAQVIENARAMATQLQNRGFKIVSNGTDNHLMLVDLRSIGMTGKVADQLVSDVNITANKNTVPFDPESPFVTSGLRLGSPAMTTRGMGAAEFTEIGNIIADRLLNPEDESVAEDCRQRVANLCRRFPLYPHLSSSVPALV; encoded by the coding sequence GTGACTGACACGAATCTGGATATCCTCAACCAAACTGATCCGCTCGTTGCCGGGCTGATTAACAAAGAGCTAAATCGCCAGCAGATTCACCTGGAGCTGATCGCCAGCGAGAACTTTGCTTCTCCCGCAGTCATGGCAGCACAGGGTTCCGTTCTGACGAACAAATATGCTGAAGGTCTGCCCAGCAAGCGGTACTACGGCGGCTGCGAGTTCGTCGATCAGATCGAAGAAATTGCGATCGATCGGGCAAAGCAGCTTTTTGGCGCAGCCCATGCCAACGTCCAGCCCCACTCCGGCGCTCAGGCAAACTTTGCGGTATTCCTGACCCTGCTGGAACCGGGCGACACCTTTATGGGCATGGATTTATCCCACGGCGGACACCTGACCCACGGTTCTCCGGTGAACGTTTCCGGCAAATGGTTTAAGGCACAGCACTACGGCGTCAGTCGCGAAACCGAACAGCTCGATTTTGACGAAATTCGGGCACTGGCACTTCAGCATCGCCCCAAACTGCTGATTTGCGGCTATTCTGCCTACCCCCGCGTGATTGACTTCGCCAAGTTCCGCGAAATTGCCGACGAAATCGGCGCGTATCTAATGGCGGACATTGCCCACATTGCGGGATTGGTTGCCGCTGGACTGCACCCGAACCCAATCCCCTACTGCGATGTCGTCACCACTACGACACACAAAACCCTGCGCGGACCTCGTGGCGGACTGATCCTGACTCGCGACGCCGATCTGGGTAAGAAGTTCGATAAATCCGTCTTCCCCGGTACTCAGGGCGGTCCTCTAGAGCACGTAGTCGCGGCAAAAGCAGTTGCCTTCGGCGAAGCCCTCCAGCCAGAATTCAAGACCTATTCGGCACAGGTGATCGAGAACGCACGGGCAATGGCAACCCAACTGCAAAATCGCGGCTTTAAGATCGTCTCCAACGGCACAGACAATCACCTGATGCTGGTAGACCTGCGATCGATCGGCATGACGGGCAAGGTTGCCGACCAACTGGTGAGCGACGTGAATATCACCGCTAACAAGAACACCGTTCCCTTCGACCCCGAATCGCCCTTTGTCACCAGCGGTCTGCGCCTGGGTTCTCCCGCCATGACCACACGCGGCATGGGTGCGGCTGAGTTCACCGAGATTGGAAATATTATTGCCGATCGTCTGCTCAACCCTGAAGACGAATCTGTGGCAGAAGATTGCCGTCAGCGTGTCGCAAATCTCTGCCGTCGTTTTCCGCTCTACCCGCATCTCAGCAGCTCCGTTCCGGCACTAGTGTAG
- a CDS encoding 2TM domain-containing protein — MPPRWSRKPDRKDADYRKLDDRMNFAVHVASFIAVNSGLWFVHNLQHTNWEWLTWMTGLWGLVLVAHAVYIFAIADYSETSPSSLKKDG; from the coding sequence ATGCCTCCCCGTTGGTCTCGCAAGCCCGATCGCAAAGATGCTGATTATCGCAAACTGGACGATCGGATGAATTTTGCAGTTCATGTTGCTTCTTTTATTGCCGTTAACTCTGGCTTGTGGTTTGTCCACAATTTGCAGCATACGAACTGGGAGTGGCTAACCTGGATGACCGGGCTGTGGGGGCTGGTGCTGGTTGCCCACGCTGTGTATATCTTTGCGATCGCAGACTACTCTGAAACGTCGCCCTCCTCGTTAAAAAAAGATGGATAA
- a CDS encoding DUF3181 family protein, producing MAYATTNEAIEKLAAAIGENVYIDVAKWHLYLRDAHLHTVLAEQLYPLLQDGKLQENQVLDLLKRIPVKLGGGKLDVPLSELLPMQSQVHLMDVLEEYQREM from the coding sequence ATGGCATACGCAACAACCAACGAAGCAATTGAAAAACTGGCTGCGGCGATCGGTGAGAATGTCTACATCGATGTTGCCAAGTGGCATCTGTATCTGCGGGATGCCCATCTCCATACAGTTCTGGCAGAGCAACTCTATCCGCTGCTTCAGGACGGCAAACTTCAGGAAAATCAGGTGCTTGATCTGCTGAAGAGGATTCCGGTGAAACTGGGTGGCGGCAAGCTCGACGTGCCCCTTTCAGAACTGCTACCGATGCAGTCGCAGGTGCATCTAATGGATGTGCTGGAAGAGTATCAGCGCGAGATGTAG
- a CDS encoding R3H domain-containing nucleic acid-binding protein, which yields MISNDNHFSDPVQHSAIESAPQPQGTNQPGTNQPAFQITDDLNQLLEILPTDIQAKLESHPRRNQLVEVVLDLGRKPEARFPGTSEYLSDTPVSRADLDYCVERVGMFSGDNRAGIEQTLHRISAIRNRAGVVIGLTCRVGRAVFGTIGMIRDLVETGKSILMLGRPGVGKTTALREIARVLADDLNKRVVIIDTSNEIAGDGDIPHPAIGRARRMQVSQPEFQHQVMIEAVENHMPEVIVIDEIGTELEALAARTIAERGVQLVGTAHGNEIENLIKNPTLSDLVGGIQSVTLSDEEARRRGSQKSVLERKAPPTFDIAIEILERHKWVVHENVSETVDLLLRGRQPSPQLRTTDESGKVHVTRETPAPAANQATFRSAPLGGNGTLRSVGSGNWRTSGQMVPIGLKRQDVSEIGISFDETTSSPLSERQQFDRLLNESLDSLPIPSLESVRERQSPGPNGEDLPLHVYPYAISRHQLEQVIRTLNLPIVLTKDIDDADAILALRSHLKNHSKLRSVAKHRHVPIHAVKANSVPQMIRALQRMLHMEEDGGEEPIDLRLFSNEGGEDELEALEEARLAVEQIVIPKGQPVELLPRSAKVRKMQHELVEHYRLKSSSFGDEPNRRLRIYPA from the coding sequence ATGATATCCAACGATAATCATTTCTCTGATCCTGTTCAGCATTCCGCGATCGAGTCTGCCCCCCAACCACAGGGGACCAATCAACCGGGAACCAATCAACCCGCCTTTCAGATTACTGACGACCTGAACCAGCTTCTCGAAATCCTGCCGACCGACATTCAGGCGAAGCTAGAATCCCACCCTCGCCGTAACCAGCTTGTGGAAGTGGTGCTGGATCTGGGACGGAAGCCAGAAGCTCGCTTTCCGGGAACCTCGGAGTATCTGTCGGACACCCCCGTTTCTAGAGCCGACCTGGACTACTGTGTCGAGCGAGTCGGAATGTTTAGCGGAGACAATCGGGCGGGCATTGAGCAAACCCTGCACCGCATTAGCGCCATCCGTAACCGGGCAGGCGTGGTGATCGGTCTGACTTGTCGTGTGGGTCGAGCCGTTTTTGGCACGATCGGCATGATACGCGATCTGGTGGAAACAGGCAAGTCGATTTTGATGCTGGGTCGTCCGGGGGTGGGCAAAACCACTGCCCTGCGGGAAATTGCGCGGGTGCTGGCGGATGACCTGAATAAGCGGGTCGTCATTATTGACACCTCTAATGAGATTGCGGGCGATGGCGATATTCCCCATCCGGCGATCGGGCGGGCGAGAAGAATGCAGGTGTCGCAACCAGAGTTCCAGCATCAGGTGATGATTGAGGCGGTGGAAAACCACATGCCAGAAGTCATCGTGATTGATGAGATTGGGACGGAGCTGGAGGCGCTGGCGGCAAGGACGATCGCGGAGAGAGGCGTGCAGCTTGTTGGGACAGCCCACGGCAACGAAATCGAAAACCTGATCAAAAACCCGACCCTCTCCGATCTGGTAGGCGGTATTCAGTCCGTTACCCTCAGCGATGAGGAAGCAAGGCGGCGTGGCAGTCAAAAGAGCGTGCTGGAACGCAAGGCTCCTCCCACCTTTGATATCGCGATCGAGATCCTGGAGCGGCACAAGTGGGTGGTGCATGAAAACGTTTCGGAAACGGTGGATCTGCTGCTGCGCGGTCGGCAACCCTCTCCCCAGCTCCGGACAACCGATGAGTCTGGAAAGGTTCACGTTACCCGCGAGACTCCCGCTCCGGCGGCAAATCAGGCGACGTTTCGCTCGGCTCCCCTAGGCGGCAACGGCACACTGCGATCGGTCGGTTCAGGCAACTGGCGCACGTCAGGGCAAATGGTGCCGATCGGGCTGAAGCGTCAGGACGTGAGCGAAATCGGCATTTCCTTTGACGAAACCACTTCCAGTCCCCTTTCAGAGCGGCAGCAGTTCGATCGGTTGCTGAATGAGTCGCTGGATAGTCTGCCTATACCGTCGCTGGAATCCGTGCGCGAACGGCAATCTCCCGGACCTAACGGAGAAGATCTGCCGCTGCACGTTTACCCTTACGCCATCAGTCGCCATCAGCTAGAGCAGGTGATCCGGACGCTGAATCTGCCGATCGTCCTCACCAAGGATATCGATGACGCTGACGCAATTCTGGCACTGCGATCGCATCTGAAGAACCACTCAAAGCTGCGGAGCGTCGCCAAACATCGCCATGTTCCTATCCATGCGGTGAAGGCAAACAGCGTGCCGCAAATGATTCGCGCCCTCCAGCGCATGCTGCACATGGAAGAGGATGGCGGTGAGGAACCGATTGATCTGCGTCTGTTTTCCAATGAGGGCGGCGAGGATGAACTGGAGGCGCTGGAAGAAGCTCGTCTGGCAGTCGAACAAATTGTCATTCCCAAAGGGCAACCTGTAGAACTCCTGCCGCGATCGGCGAAGGTTCGCAAGATGCAGCACGAGCTGGTGGAACACTATCGGCTGAAGTCTTCCAGCTTTGGGGATGAGCCGAATCGCCGCCTGCGGATTTATCCTGCATAG
- a CDS encoding NAD(P)H-quinone oxidoreductase subunit O, translating into MAVKKGDIVRAVREKLDNSLEAKASDPRFPPYLFETKGEVLELKGDYALVKFGYVPTPNIWLRNDQLEKVG; encoded by the coding sequence ATGGCAGTCAAGAAAGGTGATATCGTTCGTGCTGTTCGCGAAAAGCTGGACAATAGCCTGGAGGCAAAGGCAAGCGATCCGCGCTTCCCGCCCTACCTGTTTGAAACCAAAGGCGAAGTGCTGGAACTCAAGGGAGACTATGCCCTCGTTAAATTTGGCTATGTGCCAACCCCTAATATCTGGTTGCGGAACGATCAGTTAGAAAAAGTGGGTTAA
- the larE gene encoding ATP-dependent sacrificial sulfur transferase LarE yields MLLQKLEQLRALFAEMDRALIAYSGGIDSTLVAKIAFDVLGDRALAVTAVSPSLLPEDMEDARIQAAEIGIAHEMVQTHEMDNPNYRSNPVNRCYFCKSELHDTLKPLALERGYPYVVDGVNADDLSDYRPGIQAAKERGARSPLAEVGVSKLEVRELSKSLELPWWDKPAQPCLSSRFPYGEEITIAKLQRVGQAERYLRKLGLKTLRVRSAGDTARIELPVEQIQDFVQTTDLENLVSAFKSFGFIYVTLDLEGFQSGKLNQVLSISSIA; encoded by the coding sequence ATGCTATTGCAGAAATTAGAGCAGTTACGAGCATTATTTGCCGAAATGGATCGGGCGCTGATCGCCTACTCCGGCGGCATCGATAGTACGCTGGTTGCCAAAATCGCCTTTGATGTGTTGGGCGATCGGGCGTTAGCCGTCACAGCCGTTTCCCCGTCTCTTTTGCCAGAAGACATGGAGGATGCACGAATTCAGGCAGCGGAAATTGGCATTGCCCACGAAATGGTTCAAACCCACGAAATGGACAATCCTAACTATCGATCGAATCCGGTGAACCGCTGCTATTTCTGCAAGAGCGAACTGCACGACACCCTTAAACCCCTGGCACTGGAGCGGGGCTATCCCTACGTGGTGGATGGGGTCAACGCCGACGATTTGTCCGATTATCGTCCGGGCATCCAGGCGGCAAAGGAACGGGGGGCACGATCACCCCTAGCCGAAGTGGGGGTCTCTAAGCTGGAAGTGCGCGAACTGTCGAAGTCTCTGGAATTGCCCTGGTGGGACAAACCCGCCCAGCCCTGCCTCAGCTCCCGGTTTCCCTACGGGGAGGAAATCACGATCGCCAAACTTCAGCGAGTCGGGCAGGCAGAACGCTACCTGCGAAAGCTGGGACTAAAAACGCTGCGGGTGCGATCGGCAGGAGATACGGCGCGGATTGAACTCCCTGTCGAGCAAATTCAGGACTTTGTGCAGACCACAGATTTAGAGAATTTGGTGAGCGCCTTTAAGTCTTTTGGCTTTATTTACGTGACGCTGGACTTGGAAGGCTTCCAGAGCGGCAAACTGAATCAGGTGTTGTCGATTTCTTCGATCGCCTGA
- a CDS encoding pentapeptide repeat-containing protein, whose protein sequence is MKVLRQLKCLWHSGNPNDLSLWKFFILSVILLSAVVLGFRMVDRLATGQALLGSEQEQQRILNDYFQQIASLKLNPQPSNSQVSPPQVSPPQTALPQTALEVARATTVTTVQQLNGQRKGLLLQFLAEANLLNEQAAIPLQGADLGGAELSRQRLEGIQLAGANLQKAVLQNAALQRSNLQATQLLEANLQAADLQAANLQGAVLTRANLRTANLEGVNLQQGILRGANLRGANLRSSDFTDANLDGVRLESANLEGGQFQRAEMENAQLTRSKLIGTQLQQAVLRGATFTGATVTRANLARTDLRATDFRNVDLEGVNLRRANLTRADLRHANLDGVQLQRANLSYANLHRASLERANLEQVIWCGTTMPNGTINNSGCR, encoded by the coding sequence ATGAAAGTTCTGCGGCAGCTCAAGTGTCTTTGGCACAGCGGTAATCCAAACGATCTGAGTCTCTGGAAGTTTTTTATTCTGTCAGTTATCTTGCTGTCTGCTGTAGTTCTGGGCTTCCGCATGGTCGATCGCCTTGCAACCGGACAGGCATTATTGGGCAGTGAGCAGGAGCAGCAGCGCATCCTCAACGACTACTTTCAGCAAATTGCCTCTCTGAAGCTCAATCCTCAGCCATCCAATTCCCAGGTCAGTCCTCCCCAGGTCAGTCCTCCCCAGACAGCCTTACCCCAAACAGCCCTAGAAGTTGCCAGAGCCACAACCGTGACAACCGTTCAGCAGTTGAATGGGCAGCGAAAAGGCTTACTGCTGCAATTTTTAGCCGAGGCAAACCTGCTGAACGAGCAGGCAGCAATTCCGCTTCAGGGGGCTGATTTGGGTGGGGCAGAGCTGAGCCGTCAGCGCCTTGAGGGGATTCAGTTAGCCGGAGCCAATTTGCAGAAGGCGGTTTTGCAAAATGCAGCGCTACAGCGATCGAACCTGCAAGCGACCCAACTGCTAGAAGCCAATTTGCAGGCGGCGGATCTACAAGCGGCAAATCTTCAGGGCGCGGTTTTAACACGGGCAAATCTCAGGACTGCTAATCTGGAAGGCGTTAATTTGCAGCAGGGGATATTGCGGGGTGCTAATCTGCGGGGTGCCAACCTGCGATCGTCAGATTTCACCGATGCCAATCTGGATGGAGTTCGTCTGGAGAGTGCCAATCTGGAGGGCGGACAGTTCCAGCGAGCCGAGATGGAAAATGCTCAATTGACGCGATCGAAGCTAATAGGAACTCAGCTCCAGCAGGCAGTTTTACGCGGTGCCACCTTTACCGGAGCCACTGTGACCCGCGCCAATTTAGCCAGGACTGACCTGAGAGCGACTGACTTCCGAAATGTGGATCTGGAGGGCGTTAACCTGAGACGGGCAAACTTAACCCGCGCCGATTTGCGCCATGCTAACCTGGACGGCGTGCAGCTCCAGAGAGCAAACTTAAGCTATGCCAACC
- the ldpA gene encoding circadian clock protein LdpA, with translation MTDLHRPLRSLRQGNWFKLICGASYQHLPAVRSLVLAYALAGADCIDVAADPAVIHAAQSALRSAMSLQKSAQQRGFPMDGLPWLMVSLNDGEDPHFRKAEFNPVYCPPDCSRPCEKVCPAQAIVFSRGTDRAPGHVDKLSEREFSGDLSDEFSGVIDDQCYGCGRCVPICPYDRISTRSYVFAPAAVAPLVLSGVDAVEIHTQIGRLADFKRLWQAIEPFVPTLKLIAISCPDGEGYIDYLWALHDVISPLPCALIWQTDGRPMSGDIGNGATAAAVKLGQKALSANLPGYIQLAGGTNSYTVSKLKSLGLLAPYFDSDPTVSEPAKTIAGIAYGSYARTLLAPILEQLEQSLDRSVKSNVAQSDFESNSELNSGSSFVSLPVAEVKHNLGQNFDDLEAKAALQREAVLHLEDSELLWKAVRTAHTLVSQIKQPMTAFAPSG, from the coding sequence GTGACTGATTTGCACCGTCCCCTACGTTCATTAAGGCAAGGAAACTGGTTCAAGTTAATTTGCGGAGCCAGCTACCAGCATCTTCCCGCCGTTCGTTCCCTCGTTCTCGCCTACGCTCTTGCTGGAGCCGACTGTATTGATGTCGCCGCCGACCCAGCCGTGATTCATGCCGCTCAATCTGCCCTGCGATCGGCGATGAGCCTGCAAAAATCCGCCCAGCAGCGTGGCTTCCCGATGGATGGCTTGCCCTGGCTGATGGTCAGCCTTAACGATGGCGAAGACCCACACTTCCGCAAAGCTGAATTTAATCCAGTTTACTGTCCGCCCGATTGCAGTCGTCCCTGTGAAAAAGTCTGTCCGGCACAGGCGATCGTGTTTAGTCGAGGAACCGATCGAGCGCCTGGGCACGTTGACAAACTTTCAGAGCGCGAGTTTTCAGGCGACCTTTCAGACGAGTTTTCAGGCGTAATTGATGACCAGTGCTACGGCTGCGGTCGCTGTGTACCCATTTGTCCCTATGACCGGATTTCGACTCGCTCCTATGTCTTTGCGCCAGCGGCAGTGGCACCTCTGGTTCTGTCCGGCGTAGATGCGGTTGAGATCCACACGCAAATTGGGCGATTAGCAGACTTTAAGCGGCTCTGGCAGGCGATCGAGCCATTTGTGCCAACGCTGAAACTGATTGCCATTAGCTGTCCCGATGGGGAGGGCTATATCGATTATTTGTGGGCTTTGCACGATGTCATTTCTCCCTTACCCTGTGCTTTAATTTGGCAAACCGATGGCAGACCCATGAGTGGAGATATTGGCAACGGGGCAACCGCAGCGGCAGTTAAGCTAGGGCAGAAAGCGCTCTCAGCCAATTTGCCGGGATATATTCAGTTAGCTGGAGGTACGAATTCCTACACTGTGAGTAAACTCAAGTCATTAGGCTTGCTGGCACCCTATTTCGATTCAGACCCAACCGTCAGCGAACCCGCCAAGACTATTGCCGGAATTGCTTATGGTAGCTATGCTCGAACCCTCCTCGCACCAATTCTGGAGCAGCTTGAACAATCCCTCGATCGTTCGGTTAAATCGAATGTAGCTCAATCTGATTTTGAGTCTAATTCTGAATTGAATTCTGGCTCCAGCTTTGTGTCGCTTCCGGTTGCCGAAGTCAAACACAACCTTGGACAAAACTTCGATGACCTCGAAGCAAAAGCTGCTTTGCAGCGGGAGGCTGTACTCCACCTGGAGGATTCCGAGCTTCTCTGGAAAGCGGTTCGCACTGCCCATACCCTCGTTTCCCAAATCAAACAGCCTATGACCGCCTTCGCCCCGTCCGGTTAA
- the aroQ gene encoding type II 3-dehydroquinate dehydratase: protein MYSILVLHGPNLNLLGQREPGVYGSATLDDINHMLVADAEQFQKEGIPVKVTPFQSNHEGALIDTIQAAMGVHQGIVINPGAYTHTSIAIRDAIAGVAIPTVEVHLSNIHRREAFRQHSYIAPVAIGQISGFGAESYRLGLRAIVAHLQSSAKQ from the coding sequence GTGTATAGCATTCTTGTCCTGCACGGACCAAATCTCAACCTTCTGGGGCAGCGCGAGCCTGGCGTTTACGGTTCAGCGACGCTTGACGACATCAATCACATGCTGGTGGCGGATGCCGAGCAGTTCCAAAAAGAGGGAATTCCGGTTAAAGTCACTCCGTTTCAGTCTAATCACGAAGGCGCATTAATTGATACGATTCAGGCAGCGATGGGGGTGCATCAGGGCATTGTGATTAATCCCGGCGCTTATACTCACACCAGCATTGCCATTCGAGATGCGATCGCAGGCGTTGCCATTCCCACGGTCGAAGTTCACCTCAGCAATATTCATCGACGGGAGGCGTTTCGCCAGCATTCCTACATTGCCCCCGTGGCGATTGGACAAATTAGCGGCTTTGGGGCAGAGAGCTACCGGCTGGGGCTAAGGGCGATCGTGGCTCATCTTCAGTCTTCTGCAAAGCAATAA
- a CDS encoding DUF4142 domain-containing protein: MEGKDDSILQLNPATEAIVFAFGSTGAIVQVPPLPDFSSSPLGASPAMRKVFTSFALVLIGLFAAVGCSVAQTPSTAPTAPTQAAQPTTTAQPSSQLSAIDQQFMVEAAQAGLGNIAISQLALQKGTSDTVKQFAQAEIDEQNFVSQELQRIASTVGVTLPTQPTPKAQAALTQLSILSGTQFDSAFLNEGGINAHLENAALFQREAAFGQNPDLVALADRGLPIINQHFTTASGLTNYQFAQVAQRFNGSAASADALAPQSRGTSVQ; this comes from the coding sequence TTGGAAGGAAAGGATGACTCCATCCTGCAATTGAATCCTGCAACTGAGGCGATCGTCTTTGCCTTTGGGTCTACTGGGGCGATCGTTCAAGTTCCCCCTCTTCCAGACTTCAGTTCTTCCCCTTTAGGAGCCTCACCCGCAATGAGAAAAGTTTTCACGTCCTTTGCCCTCGTCCTGATCGGTTTATTTGCCGCCGTTGGCTGCTCTGTTGCCCAAACGCCTTCGACTGCGCCCACTGCCCCCACGCAAGCGGCTCAGCCTACGACAACTGCCCAACCTTCCAGCCAGCTGAGTGCGATCGATCAGCAGTTCATGGTAGAAGCGGCTCAGGCGGGTCTGGGCAACATCGCCATCTCCCAGCTTGCTCTGCAAAAAGGTACTAGCGATACGGTCAAGCAGTTTGCCCAAGCAGAAATCGACGAACAGAACTTTGTCAGTCAGGAACTACAGCGGATTGCCTCCACCGTCGGCGTCACGCTTCCCACCCAGCCCACTCCCAAAGCTCAGGCTGCACTGACACAGCTTTCTATCCTCTCCGGCACTCAGTTCGACTCTGCATTTCTAAACGAAGGCGGGATTAACGCCCACCTGGAAAATGCAGCCCTATTCCAGCGCGAAGCTGCCTTTGGTCAAAACCCCGATCTGGTTGCCCTTGCCGATCGCGGTCTGCCCATCATCAACCAGCACTTCACCACTGCCTCCGGTCTCACCAACTATCAATTCGCCCAGGTCGCCCAGCGGTTCAACGGTTCCGCAGCCTCGGCAGATGCACTGGCTCCGCAGTCGAGGGGGACTTCGGTGCAGTAG